The nucleotide sequence CATGATGCGCGTTACAGTCACCGGATCATCCGGATGCTCGACGGGCATACGGTTACAGAGAATATCCTGGTATAAAGAAGAATCTTCCGGTTACATGTAACATTCTTCTGATAATTACGATATATAGGTGGGAAACGGATTGTGGAACTACACGTCGCGCCTACAACGAACACCACAGCCCGCTGACTTTAACAGGACGCTGTGAGGCGGTACGAAGCCGGAAGTTGCTTTAAGATATTTACCGGCCGGATAGAACAGGAATGAAGGTGTGGCGAACCGGTTGGACCGGCAGGATATATCAGCGGATCGAAATAGTATCGCCTAAATCTCAAAATTTCATGTTTCAAAACCGATGGTAAAAAACTTTTTTAAAACAGCGTGGCGGAATATGAGGCGAAACCTGGGTTTCAGCCTCATCAATGTATTTGGCCTGATGATTGGTATGGTTTGCGCTGCGCTGATCTTTTTATGGATCCAATACAAATATGAGTACAACCGGCAGTGGAAACATGCTGACGGCATCTATATTTTTGAAAATAACCAGTTCTATGGTAAGGATATAAAAACGTTTAGTGCAACCAGTGGCCCACTTGCACAGACTGCTTATAATGAGATTCCCGGATTTGATAAGGTGGTTCGTGTGTTGAGCGAAGGGGGTGTCTTTTCTGTAGGAGATAAATACCTGAATCAGTCCGGTATCTATGCCGACAGCTCCTTCTTCGATATTTTTCCCTTTCCAGCAGTACACCGGTCTGTTGATTTTTCACTGAATAATCCTACACAAATCGCCATTTCATCAAAAATGGCGGCAGCCTATTTTGACAAAGGCGATCCGATCGGAAAAACGATGACGCTGAATAAAAAGGACCCTTTTATTGTTGGAATGGTATATGATATCCCCTCTACCAATACATCACTGACACCGGATTATGTCCTGCCGATGCGTTTTGCCATGGCCGACTCCGGTTTTGTAAAACAATGGAGTCAGTGGGGTAACTGTGGCATGCGGACGTATGCCACGCTGGATCAGAATGCATCAGTTGTCAACATAAACCAGCGTTTAAAAGGGCTGATCCGCTCCAAGACCGGGAACGATGTTCCGCATGAAGTATTTCTGTATCCTCTTACCCGGCTGGGGCTGTACAACACTTTCGAGGAAGGAAAAGAGGTGAGCGACAAAGGGAACATAAAATATGTACGGTTGTTCTTTATGGTGGCGTTGGTGATCCTGCTTATCGCCTGCATCAATTTTATGAACCTGTCCACGGCACGCAGTGAAAAAAGGGCGATGGAAATCGGGCTCAAAAAGGTGGTGGGCGCTACCCGGCTGCAACTAATGCTGCAGTTTATTTTCGAAAGCCTGTTGATGGCGTTAATAGCCGCTGGTTTCGCCATTTTATTGCTGCTGATCGTAACACCTTGGTTTGCGGCACTGGTAGAGCTGCCGTTGCGGTTTCGTATATTGGATCCGCTGCACCTGTTCAGTTTATTGGGTGTAGGGCTGTTCTGCGGATTGCTGGCGGGCATTTATCCCTGTTTATACCTGTCTTCCTTCCGGCCCGCCAACGCTATTAAAAAGCAACTGACAAAGGGCCGGGATGGTGCCGGTATTATACGGAAAGCACTGGTGGTGGCCCAGTTTTCGATCTCGATTATATTGATCATCGCTACGATTGTAATTAATAAACAGATCATTTATACCCGTAACCGCGATCTCGGGTTTGACCGGGATCAGATCCTGGTACTGAACGCAACAGCTCCGGTCACCGGTAGTTTTGAAGCTCTGCGTAATAACCTGATGCGGGCGGGTGTGGCAAAAGAAGTGGCCATGTCCACCAGCAGCGTTTTTTCGATGTTCAGTAACGGAGGGGGCTTCCGCTGGAAGGGGGGCGAGAATTTGCAGGATGCCCTGATCACCCAGGCATTGGTAAGCCCGCAGTATTTTAAACTGATGGGAATAAAGATCAATGACGGACGCGCATTTCATGACAATATAAAACAGGATAGTAACAGCGTTATTATCAACGATGCCATGGCCAAACTGATGGGAGCGGAAGGCAGGGCCGGGAAGATCCTTTACCGGGGGGATGATGGTACGATGCCTATTGTTGGGGTTACCGGGAGTTTTTCCGTTAATAACATTTATGAAAAGCCTGAGCCGATCATTTTTTATGCATCGGATGCCAAGGGATTTTTGAACTGGGGTAGCGTTCTGTTTATAAAACTTACGGGGAACGCCAGCCAGGCACAAACGCTGGGTACAATAGAAGGGGAGATCAAAAAGATCGATTCAGGGTTCCCTTTTGAATACCATTTCCTGGATGAAGAATACGATAAGCTGTTCAAGGGGATCCGGTTTGCCGGAAACCTGGCACTTTTGTTCGGAAGCCTGGCCATATTTATTTCCTGTCTGGGCCTGTTGGGATTGTCTGCATTTATGACGGAGCAGCGAAAAAAGGAGATCGGGGTAAGAAAAGTACTGGGTGCTTCTGTGTATTCCATTACCCGGTTGCTGAACCAGGATTTTATAAAGATGGTTCTGGTCGCCTGTATCATTGCGGTACCGGCAGGCGGTTACCTTATGAGTAAATGGTTGGAGGACTATAAAGATTACCATACGGGTATTTCCTGGTGGGTGTTCCTTTTGGCGATGCTGATGGCCATCATGATCGCTTTGGTTACCGTAAGTGCCCAGGCGATCCGGGCGGCTATTGCCAATCCGGTAAAGGCATTGCGTTCGGAGTAGGGAACAGAATATGGATAGTGAACGGCAGCTGATGAATAGGACGTCTCAAACCTCAAATCTGAGAAGAACAATGATCAAAAATTATTTTAAAACCGCCTGGCGCAATCTGATCCGGAATAAAGTATATTCTCTGATCAATATACTCGGTTTAAGTATCGGAATGGCAGCTTGTATACTCATCCTGTTATGGGTACAGAACCAGGTCAGCCATGATCAGTTTCATGATAAACTGGACCGTATCTATGTGACGAACAACAGGGACATAAACGATGGAATCAAGCACGCCTGGGCCTGGACCCCTAATATTATGGGTCCAACGCTTAAGAAAGATTATCCCGAAGTGGAAGATGCGGTCCGCTATTCGGACGGAAGCAATTTCCTTTTTACGGTAGGAGAGAAAAAACTGGTGCCTTCGGGTGCATTTGCCGATCCCGGTTTTCTTTCTGTATTTACCTTTCCTTTACTGAAGGGCAATGAAAAGGATGCTTTAAAAGAAGTGCATAATATTGTGCTGACCGAAAAGCTGGCTACGAGCCTGTTTGGTGCGGAAGACCCGATGGGTAAGGTTGTTAAGGTCGATAGTGCCGATCAATTTACCGTGACCGGTGTGTTGAAGAACCTGCCGGATAATACGGCTTTTGACTTTGACTACCTGTTGCCCTGGATGTATAAAGATAAATTGGGATGGACCGACAGTTCCTGGGGCAATAACTCGCTTGCCACCTATGTATTGTTAAAGCCCGGGGCTTCTCATGAGGCCTTTGATCAGAAAATAAATAAAATCACTACAGCGCATCTGACAAATGATCCGTTGTATAAAAACAGGGAAGTATTTACGCAGCCCTTTAAAGACCAGTGGTTGTATTCCAAACAGGAAAACGGCCGGTACACAGGGGGACGCATCGATATGGTACGGCTGTTTATGACCATAGCAGGACTTATTCTGATCATCGCCTGCATCAATTTTATGAACCTGAGCACGGCCCGCAGTGAGAAACGGGCCAAGGAAGTGGGCATACGGAAAGTGGTGGGCGCGCAGAAAAAAGGATTGATCGCTCAGTTCATCGGCGAGAGTGTACTGCTGTCCGGCATCGCTTTTGTATTTGCATTGACCATCGTTATCATTAGTCTGCCGGCATTCAGCAGGCTGGTGGATCAACGCCTGCACCTGCCCTTTGATAACCCCTTGTTTTGGTTGTTTGCCCTTGGTTTTATTTTATTCAGCGGAGCACTTGCAGGAAGTTATCCTGCGTTTTACCTGTCGGCATTTAATCCCGTTAAGGTATTAAAAGGATTGTTTAAATCGTCAACGGCTGCGGTAAGTCCGAGAAAAGTGCTCGTAGTCGTTCAGTTCACATTTGCGGTATTGCTGATCATTTCCACGATCATCGTGATGCAGCAGATCCGGCATGCCCAATCCAGGGATAACGGGTATGATGCCCACAACCTGGTATTCGTAACCATGAACGGCACTATTGAAAAGAACTATCAACTCATCCGGAATGAGCTGGTAAGCAGTGGAGCAGCTGTTGCGGTTACCAAATCTATGAGCCCCATTACCGAACGCTATAGCGATAGCTGGGATTTCTCATGGACGGGCAGTACGGAGGAGGACAAAAAAGTAGACTTTGTAAGAATGGCTTCAGACGCCGATTTTGTAAAAACCCTGGGAACAAAGCTGGTAGCAGGCCGTGATATTGATATTTATAAATATCCGGGAGACTCAAATGTGGTGTTGCTGAATGAAACGGCGGTTAGGATGATGCATGTTAAAGATCCGCTGACAACCCTGCTGAAAGCAGACGACAAGGATTGGCGGGTAGTGGGTGTGGTAAAGGATTTTATCTACCAGTCGCCCTATGAAAAAGTACAGCAGCTGATCGTCTTTGGCCCCGGTTCCTGGTTCAATACCATTCAATTTAAACTGAACCCGGCAAATACCACCAGGCAGAACCTGGATATTGCGGGAGGGATTTTCAAACGGTATAATTCCGAGTATCCTTTTGATTACAAGTTTGTGGATACGGAATATGCGCGGAAATTTAAAGAGGAACAGAAAACGGGAACCATGGCCGCTTTGTTTGCGGGACTGACGGTTTTCATATCCTGTCTGGGTTTATTTGCATTGTCCACCTATATGGCTGAGACGCGGATCAAAGAGATCGGTGTCCGTAAGGTATTGGGTGCTTCGGTCTTTAATATTACTTCCTTATTGTCGGGCGATTTTTTAAAGCTGGTCATTATTTCCTGTGTGGTGGCCTCACCGGTCGCGTGGTTTATCATGAACAAATGGCTGAAGAACTATGATTACCGTATTACGATCGGATGGCCGGTTTTTGCGGGAACAACCCTGCTGGTACTGGTGATTGCTTTGATCACGGTAAGCTCGCAGGCCATCCGGGCGGCCGTTGCCAACCCGGTGAAGGCATTGCGTTCGGAGTAGGGAACAGCAGCTGGTGGATAGGACACCCCGATGCCAATCTCAAATTTAAAATTTCAAATCCCAAGTCTCTGGTCTCAAATCTCAGATCTCAAACCTCAAATCTGACGAAGCAATGATCAAAAATTATCTGAAAACCGCGTGGCGAAGCCTATGGGCAAATAAATTTTACAGTTTGCTGAATGTAACCGGTCTGGCGGTGGGCCTGGCAGCTGGTATCCTGTTGCTGATCTGGGTGCAGGATGAGCGGAGTTATGATAAATTCCATCGCAATGCTAAAAATATTTTTCTCATTAATAGTGAACTGCCCTCTGAAGATAAACCGTTGTTCTGGTCGGGTGCCCCGGGGCCGCTGGCAATCATCGCAAAGAAAATTCCCGAAATAAAAGCCGTTGTAAGGGTCTCGGGTTTCGGGGAGCAATTGTCTGATGCTTCCGGCAATAAGGTGCTGCGGGAGAACCAGCTTTATTGCGTTGATAGCAGTTTCCTGTCCCTGTTCGATTTTCCATTGGTAAAGGGCAGCCGGCAGGCGTTTTTGCCGGGGTTGCATTCTGTGGCGTTAACGCGTGCCACCGCAGAAAAGCTGTTTGGAACCGCCGACGCGATCGGCAAGATTGTCCGGCACAATAAAGTGAACTTCACCGTTTCAGCAATACTGGAAAATGTTCCGGAAAATTCCACGATCCGCTTTGATGCAATTTTTCCGATGGCGCTGTATGCACAGAATTTTACACGCAATGGCGGCAATGGCGAATGGAAGACGATCGACGAGGATATGGGAAACTACAACTTCAACACCTATGTATTATTAAATCCCGGGGCGGATCCTGTGAAGGTGGGGAACGCATTTTCTGATCTGTACCGCGCAGCAAGGAATGGCGACAGTAAGACCAGTTTCCATCTGCAAAATCTCGAAGAACTGCATCTTGTCGCGAACGATGGCAACAGATCCGGTCAGCAGACCGTAAAAGTGATCCTTGCTGTAGCCATTCTTCTCCTGGTGATCGCCAGTATCAATTATGTAAATCTCTCCACTGCCCGTGCAATGGCCCGTGTAAAAGAAGTAAGCATCCGCAAGATCGTGGGCGCAGAGCGGAGCCAGCTTTTTTTTCAGTTTGTAACAGAGACCCTGCTGCTTTTCTGCCTTGCGTTGCTGCTTGCATTTGGATGCGTCCTGTTGTTGTTGCCTTTGTATAACTCGATTTCGGGGAAGGAGCTGCAACTGGGCCTGCAGGAGGGCGCTATCTGGAAAGCAATCGGAATGGCCGCACTGATCACCTTGTTGTTATCCGGCATTTATCCGGCACTGTTACTCTCTTCATTCAACCCCGCGCGGTCACTTAAAGGACAATTGGCCCCGGGAGTGGGTATAGCCGTGCTGAGAAAGGGCCTGGTAGTATTCCAGTTCTTTATTTCGATCGTACTGCTTGTTGGTACGATGGTTATGGGCCGGCAGATGAAGTACATCCGGAATAAGGACCTGGGTTTTGATAAAAGCTATGTATTCGCAACGGCCTTCCCCGATAGTGCTTGGAACCACCTCGATGCTATAAAAACGGAACTGCGGAAATCTCCCTCGGTTATATCAGTGGGAATTGCAGCAGAAAGCGATATCATGAATGTAACAAGTGGTTCCGGTGATATTGAGTGGCAGGGAAAAATGCCTGGCAAACAGATGATGATCAGTGAGGTAGCTGCTGGAAAAGATTTTTTGACGACATTAAAACTGACCTTCCTGGAAGGACAGGATTTTGCGGGCACACCTGCAGACAGTAATAAATATATTGTAAATGAAACCGCTGTAAAGCAGATGGGGTTAAAGCCGCCGTATCTGAACCAGCCCATTACTTCTCACTCCCGGAAGGGGTATATAGCGGGAGTGGTAAAAGATTTTAATTTTCAGCCACTTACAAAAGCCATCGGCCCGATTCTTTTCCATACGTTCTGGAAGGGGAATGTATTTTATATCCGTACTACCGGTAGCGGAGCGCAGGCCGCAATCCGGGCAACAGAAAAGGAGTATAAGAAGTATGCCGATAACCAGCCTTTTACCTATGAGTTTCTGGATAAAAAATTTGATGCACACTACCGGGCAGCACAACGTACGGGTACACTTTTTAACGTATTTGCAGGTATCGCGATATTTATCTCCTGCCTTGGATTGTTCGGACTGGCTACTTATACCGCACAGCGGAAAGTAAAGGAGATCGGTATCCGGAAGGTACTCGGTGCCAGTGTTCCGGGCATCGTGGGGTTGCTTTCCGCAGGTTTTTTAAAACTGATCCTGGTGGCTGTTGTACTGGCGGTACCGATATCTCATATCTGGATGCAACGCTGGCTGCAGAATTTTGCGTATGTAACGCCTCTTTCGTGGACGGTATTTGCTGTTGCTGCCGCTTTTGTATTGCTGATCGCTTTTGCAACGATATGTATACAGGCCGTCAGGGCTGCAGTTGCAAACCCTGCTCATTCGCTCCGGTCGGAATAGGGCGTATAGCAGGACTGGTTAACGTCGGAAAAAAATAAAACGATGTTCAGGAATTATTTAAAAACATTATTGCGGACGCTGCAGCGTAATAAAATGCCGGCTGCCATAAACATTATAGGGATGGCTGTGGCTTTTGCCTGTTGCATCCTGCTGCTGCTGATGGGGTACAATGAGTTTACCTACGATAATTTTCATACGAATAACAGGAATCTCTATAAGGTTTATAAGTTTAAGAACACGGCGGGCGGAACGGAATATTCCACCTCCATGTCGTTTCCCGCAGCACCGGCATTAAAGAAGGAAAATATGGGTGTGGTGAGGGCCACTAATTTTTTTCAGGGAGGGGAAGGTGTCCGCTATGGTGATAAAACCCTGCAGCGCTCCACAAACCTGGTGGATAATGATTTTTTCAGTATGTTCAGTTTTCCGGTTGTAAGAGGCGCACAGCAGCAACAGTTGGCACAGCTGAACAGCGTGGTTCTCACTGAGGGCACCGCTCAAAGCCTGTTCGGGAAAGAAGATCCCATCGGCAAGATCATCGAGGTGAATATCGGCGGCCGGTGGAACAATCTGCAGGTGAGTTCCGTATTAAAAAAGATACCGGATAATTCATCCATAACGTTCGATCTCCTGGCGCGTGCAGAGCTCAATCCTGAATACGCCGCACTGAAAAACAAATGGGATGCTTCTTTCAGCAATGTCTTCGTACAGCTGGCGCCGGGTGTATCGGGGCAGCAGGCCGAAAAGCAGCTGCGTTCCTTTACCGGAAAATATGTACCGGTGAACAGGATGTTGCTTAAAAAACAGGGATTGCAGGAAGATGCCAATGGCGATTTTTATGGATTGAAGTTGTTACCGTTGAAAGCGCTTCATTTTTCCGGAAAACTGGGTGATGGCAGAACCATCAGCAAGTCCTTTATTTATATTTTACTATTGGTAGCGGGAGTGATCCTGCTTATTGCCTGTTTCAATTTTGTAAACCTCAACATCGGACAGTCGCTGAAACGGGGCAAGGAGATCGGCATGCGCAAATGTATGGGCGCCGGTAAAAAACAGATATGGTTTCAGTTCTGGGGCGAATGTTTTTTTATATTGCTGATTGCTTTTTTGCTGGGAGGATGCCTGGTGTTTATTTGTTCCGGGCCGTTTAATCAGTTATTCGGAACGTTTATTGATCCCCGGATGGTATTTGACCCGATGATACTTGCAGGGCTGTTGCTGCTGCTGGGTGCCGTTTCATTGGTTTCCTCCGGCTATCCCTCCTTACTGCTTACCAATCTGAAAGCAACCGAGGTACTGAAGGGGAAAATAGCAGCGGAGCGGAAGAGCAGCTTCAGGAGTACCCTGATCGTGGCACAATTCGTTATCGCTATTGTACTGATCTGTGCCACAATGATCATTTACCTGCAATTTCTGCATTTGCGGGAGGCGCCGCTCGGTTATGATGCCGGTTCGCTGGTGTCTGTTCCCCTGCATGATAATGCCAAAGGGAAACAAACGATTTCAAAGATGCGCAGCTTACTGAACGCACAATCCGGTATAGTACGCATTTCCGGCAGTGATATCAACCTGGGCCGGGGACGCGACGGCTTGATAAACAAATCCTCGGTAAGCTTTGACTACGGAGATAAAATAGTCCGGACAAACCTGGTCTTTGCAGATTACGACATTATAAAAACGCTGGGGCTGCCGCTGAAGGCGGGACGTGATCTATCCGGCGGGTATGTTGCGGATACGGCACATTCAGTAATTGTAACGGAAAG is from Niabella beijingensis and encodes:
- a CDS encoding ABC transporter permease, translated to MRRNLGFSLINVFGLMIGMVCAALIFLWIQYKYEYNRQWKHADGIYIFENNQFYGKDIKTFSATSGPLAQTAYNEIPGFDKVVRVLSEGGVFSVGDKYLNQSGIYADSSFFDIFPFPAVHRSVDFSLNNPTQIAISSKMAAAYFDKGDPIGKTMTLNKKDPFIVGMVYDIPSTNTSLTPDYVLPMRFAMADSGFVKQWSQWGNCGMRTYATLDQNASVVNINQRLKGLIRSKTGNDVPHEVFLYPLTRLGLYNTFEEGKEVSDKGNIKYVRLFFMVALVILLIACINFMNLSTARSEKRAMEIGLKKVVGATRLQLMLQFIFESLLMALIAAGFAILLLLIVTPWFAALVELPLRFRILDPLHLFSLLGVGLFCGLLAGIYPCLYLSSFRPANAIKKQLTKGRDGAGIIRKALVVAQFSISIILIIATIVINKQIIYTRNRDLGFDRDQILVLNATAPVTGSFEALRNNLMRAGVAKEVAMSTSSVFSMFSNGGGFRWKGGENLQDALITQALVSPQYFKLMGIKINDGRAFHDNIKQDSNSVIINDAMAKLMGAEGRAGKILYRGDDGTMPIVGVTGSFSVNNIYEKPEPIIFYASDAKGFLNWGSVLFIKLTGNASQAQTLGTIEGEIKKIDSGFPFEYHFLDEEYDKLFKGIRFAGNLALLFGSLAIFISCLGLLGLSAFMTEQRKKEIGVRKVLGASVYSITRLLNQDFIKMVLVACIIAVPAGGYLMSKWLEDYKDYHTGISWWVFLLAMLMAIMIALVTVSAQAIRAAIANPVKALRSE
- a CDS encoding ABC transporter permease, with product MIKNYFKTAWRNLIRNKVYSLINILGLSIGMAACILILLWVQNQVSHDQFHDKLDRIYVTNNRDINDGIKHAWAWTPNIMGPTLKKDYPEVEDAVRYSDGSNFLFTVGEKKLVPSGAFADPGFLSVFTFPLLKGNEKDALKEVHNIVLTEKLATSLFGAEDPMGKVVKVDSADQFTVTGVLKNLPDNTAFDFDYLLPWMYKDKLGWTDSSWGNNSLATYVLLKPGASHEAFDQKINKITTAHLTNDPLYKNREVFTQPFKDQWLYSKQENGRYTGGRIDMVRLFMTIAGLILIIACINFMNLSTARSEKRAKEVGIRKVVGAQKKGLIAQFIGESVLLSGIAFVFALTIVIISLPAFSRLVDQRLHLPFDNPLFWLFALGFILFSGALAGSYPAFYLSAFNPVKVLKGLFKSSTAAVSPRKVLVVVQFTFAVLLIISTIIVMQQIRHAQSRDNGYDAHNLVFVTMNGTIEKNYQLIRNELVSSGAAVAVTKSMSPITERYSDSWDFSWTGSTEEDKKVDFVRMASDADFVKTLGTKLVAGRDIDIYKYPGDSNVVLLNETAVRMMHVKDPLTTLLKADDKDWRVVGVVKDFIYQSPYEKVQQLIVFGPGSWFNTIQFKLNPANTTRQNLDIAGGIFKRYNSEYPFDYKFVDTEYARKFKEEQKTGTMAALFAGLTVFISCLGLFALSTYMAETRIKEIGVRKVLGASVFNITSLLSGDFLKLVIISCVVASPVAWFIMNKWLKNYDYRITIGWPVFAGTTLLVLVIALITVSSQAIRAAVANPVKALRSE
- a CDS encoding ABC transporter permease; its protein translation is MIKNYLKTAWRSLWANKFYSLLNVTGLAVGLAAGILLLIWVQDERSYDKFHRNAKNIFLINSELPSEDKPLFWSGAPGPLAIIAKKIPEIKAVVRVSGFGEQLSDASGNKVLRENQLYCVDSSFLSLFDFPLVKGSRQAFLPGLHSVALTRATAEKLFGTADAIGKIVRHNKVNFTVSAILENVPENSTIRFDAIFPMALYAQNFTRNGGNGEWKTIDEDMGNYNFNTYVLLNPGADPVKVGNAFSDLYRAARNGDSKTSFHLQNLEELHLVANDGNRSGQQTVKVILAVAILLLVIASINYVNLSTARAMARVKEVSIRKIVGAERSQLFFQFVTETLLLFCLALLLAFGCVLLLLPLYNSISGKELQLGLQEGAIWKAIGMAALITLLLSGIYPALLLSSFNPARSLKGQLAPGVGIAVLRKGLVVFQFFISIVLLVGTMVMGRQMKYIRNKDLGFDKSYVFATAFPDSAWNHLDAIKTELRKSPSVISVGIAAESDIMNVTSGSGDIEWQGKMPGKQMMISEVAAGKDFLTTLKLTFLEGQDFAGTPADSNKYIVNETAVKQMGLKPPYLNQPITSHSRKGYIAGVVKDFNFQPLTKAIGPILFHTFWKGNVFYIRTTGSGAQAAIRATEKEYKKYADNQPFTYEFLDKKFDAHYRAAQRTGTLFNVFAGIAIFISCLGLFGLATYTAQRKVKEIGIRKVLGASVPGIVGLLSAGFLKLILVAVVLAVPISHIWMQRWLQNFAYVTPLSWTVFAVAAAFVLLIAFATICIQAVRAAVANPAHSLRSE
- a CDS encoding ABC transporter permease — encoded protein: MFRNYLKTLLRTLQRNKMPAAINIIGMAVAFACCILLLLMGYNEFTYDNFHTNNRNLYKVYKFKNTAGGTEYSTSMSFPAAPALKKENMGVVRATNFFQGGEGVRYGDKTLQRSTNLVDNDFFSMFSFPVVRGAQQQQLAQLNSVVLTEGTAQSLFGKEDPIGKIIEVNIGGRWNNLQVSSVLKKIPDNSSITFDLLARAELNPEYAALKNKWDASFSNVFVQLAPGVSGQQAEKQLRSFTGKYVPVNRMLLKKQGLQEDANGDFYGLKLLPLKALHFSGKLGDGRTISKSFIYILLLVAGVILLIACFNFVNLNIGQSLKRGKEIGMRKCMGAGKKQIWFQFWGECFFILLIAFLLGGCLVFICSGPFNQLFGTFIDPRMVFDPMILAGLLLLLGAVSLVSSGYPSLLLTNLKATEVLKGKIAAERKSSFRSTLIVAQFVIAIVLICATMIIYLQFLHLREAPLGYDAGSLVSVPLHDNAKGKQTISKMRSLLNAQSGIVRISGSDINLGRGRDGLINKSSVSFDYGDKIVRTNLVFADYDIIKTLGLPLKAGRDLSGGYVADTAHSVIVTESVVKQFGLKDPIGHSFTIDSAGPKQQIIGVIPDFHLYSMFEKTEPLMIGMETATEPIGYLLVRINTQNPVQAMDLIKQAYAVAEPGLEFRGSFVDENIERWYQREKSLTEMFTLSAGIAILLSCMGLFGVSFIVISQRIKEIGIRKVLGASVPGVVLLIIRQFVKPVLIALIIAVPIAVWAMGQWLQGFEYRISMHWWVFVAAGVMALIIAVLTVGVQSVKTALANPVTALRSE